From the genome of Rhodothermales bacterium:
CGGTCAAGCCATGCCAGCGTCCGGGACACTAGCTCCTCCCTTGGCACATAGTGACCGCCGTCGGATACGTAGAATTCCTTCTCGTCGTCTGGCAGAGTGAGCTGCTCGTAAAATGGCTTCTGCGAAGTCTCGTACGGATAGAAGAAATCGTACCTGCCATTCAACATCAGCGTGGGCGTCTTGATGCGCGGGATGAAGTTGAACGGGTCCACCTCCGGCGAAACCGTCGACGGATACAACCCCGCCACGTAGAGTACACTGGCCTTGAAGCGCGGCTCAACTACGGTCATGATAGGCCCCGACGCGCCTCCCCAGCTATAGCCGAGATAGGCAATCCGGTCCGAGTCGATATCGTCGCGTGTCTGCAGGTAGTCGATGGAGCGACTCAGATCGTTTGCCCACATGATTACGCGGCTGCGGTAGTACACGCTCTCGTCGCCGTAGTCGCTCGTGATGTCGTCGGCGCGCTCATAGGTGCTCTTGTATATCGGATGCAGATACGCCCGCCCGCTCTTGAGGATAAAATCCCGCGACCCCGGGCTGAGGTCGTCGCTGGTAGTTCGGGAGATGGCGCCAGACCCCGGGAAGAACACGACCGTCTGGAAAGGCGCAACAGCGTTTCTGGGAAGAAACAAATAGGCTATCACGCGCTCGTTACCGTAGGCGGCATCGAATGTGATCTCTTCTCTGATCCAGTCTTCCTGGCTGTCGTCCGTGCTCTCGACCGTGGCGTTCAGCGGCGACCGGTCGTAGGCATATTGCCTGAGAAATCCCTCGAATTCCGTATCCGAAGCGGGCTGTTCCGCGTAGTAGTCCCGGAACGCTCGCGCGAGCGGTCGCTCCAGCGCCTCCTGATTGTCGTTCGGTTCGATGTACTCAATACACCTGAAACCGTTGGTCACGGAACGGTCCATCGCGTCTACTGCAAAGGCGTCCGTAAAGGCGTAGTCGGGGTCGTTCCATCCGCCACCAAGCAGGTACCGCTTGCCGGGGTCTCCGCTTGCATTCCAGATCCACTCGCGGGCATTACCGGCCAGATCGTATGCACCAGAGGGGCTCATGCCCTGAAAGCTTCCCACGGCCGCCGGACCGTCGCCGAGAATATTACTCAGCGGCACGATCTTGTTGCTCCACCAGATGCTTGCGGCGGTGGCCCAGTGGAACAGTGTGGGTAATCTTCTGCCGACGAACTCGGCGTATGCAGCCGCTTCGTACCAACTGATACCGGTGACAGGGTAGGCTTCCTGACCGTCCGGAAAGTCCTGGACCTCCCATGTGGACGGTCCGGGTTGACCGGTCGTGTCGACGAAGAGCTTCATGGCTTCCTCCCACGTGATCCTCCGGCCCACGCTCTCGAACGGAACCGTCCAGTAGGCGGGGTCCCGGTAGCCGCCACCGTCGACAAAGGCCTTGAACTCCGCATTTGTAACCTCGAATCGGTCTATTCGAAACGCCGTGAGGGGCTCGGAGCCCAGATGATCCAGGCCGACTGGCAGGAGGTACCCATCTCCCTGCTCCCGACCGGGTACGTCAACGTAGCCAGCCGAAGTCGTGAGCGCTACGTTAACATCGACCGTTCGGGACCACCGGCCCGTCGCCATCTCAAAGTCGTCGTAGCCGTCTTTCTCCACTCTCAAACGGTACCACCCTCTGGGATACGGATGCTCCTCGAGGGGCGTTTGGCCGATGGGCTCCCATTCACCCGCCACGTCCGCGTAGGGCCTCGCGAATACGTCCGCGCCCGGGGGATCGGTGTTGATGCTGTACGCCGCTGAGAACTGCGGCCGTAGTTTGATCAGGGCCGAGTCCGCTCCCATGTATGGTTCCGCCTCTCGAGCGAGCGCAAAGGCCGCTCTCCAATTCTCAGCGTCGGCAAGGCGCTCGATTTCGGGTATCGCGACCTGAGCAGCCCATTGTCTCTTTGCGTTCCGGTTCGTCCACAACAGTGCGATGATGGAAACGGCTGCCACAATCGCGACGGCACCTACGATCATTCGCATTTTGCCGCCGGCTGCCTGTGACCGCGCAGACGCGACTGAATGCGAGCCCCCCGTCGCGAACGCGTCGAGGTCGTCTCGAAAATCGGCCATCGAACCGTAGCGCTCATTCGCGTCTTTCTGCATCGCTCGCTCGACGATCCGTGAAATTCGCTCCGGCACGTCCGGATTAGTGGCTGCGGCGATGTCGGTCTCCGTATTCAGGATTGCATAGGCAATGGCGGCTTCATACGTACCCTCGAATGGCAGTTGGCCACAGAGTAACTGGTACAGGACAACCCCCAGTGACCAGATGTCCGTACGGAAGTCCACGTCTTCTCCGCGGACCTGCTCCGGACTCATGTAGGACGCGGTGCCGAGTGTCGAACCCGTCTTTGTCAGAACCTGACTTCCCGCGAGTTTGGACAGGCCAAAGTCCAGGATCTTCGCCTCGCCCGTGTTCGAAAGCATGATGTTCGACGGCTTCACATCGCGGTGGACGATACCCGACTCGTGAGCAGCCTGAAGGCCAGATGCGATCTGCACGCCGATTTCGATGGCCTGTTGGAGTGGCAGAGGTCCACGCTCCATCGTGTCGGAGAGCGTCT
Proteins encoded in this window:
- a CDS encoding protein kinase, with amino-acid sequence MIGKKIAHFEVEEILGRGGMGVVYKARDTRLNRSVALKFLPAHTVTSDESRVRFLREAQIAAALSHTNIAAVYDLGETDDKQVFIVMELIDGETLSDTMERGPLPLQQAIEIGVQIASGLQAAHESGIVHRDVKPSNIMLSNTGEAKILDFGLSKLAGSQVLTKTGSTLGTASYMSPEQVRGEDVDFRTDIWSLGVVLYQLLCGQLPFEGTYEAAIAYAILNTETDIAAATNPDVPERISRIVERAMQKDANERYGSMADFRDDLDAFATGGSHSVASARSQAAGGKMRMIVGAVAIVAAVSIIALLWTNRNAKRQWAAQVAIPEIERLADAENWRAAFALAREAEPYMGADSALIKLRPQFSAAYSINTDPPGADVFARPYADVAGEWEPIGQTPLEEHPYPRGWYRLRVEKDGYDDFEMATGRWSRTVDVNVALTTSAGYVDVPGREQGDGYLLPVGLDHLGSEPLTAFRIDRFEVTNAEFKAFVDGGGYRDPAYWTVPFESVGRRITWEEAMKLFVDTTGQPGPSTWEVQDFPDGQEAYPVTGISWYEAAAYAEFVGRRLPTLFHWATAASIWWSNKIVPLSNILGDGPAAVGSFQGMSPSGAYDLAGNAREWIWNASGDPGKRYLLGGGWNDPDYAFTDAFAVDAMDRSVTNGFRCIEYIEPNDNQEALERPLARAFRDYYAEQPASDTEFEGFLRQYAYDRSPLNATVESTDDSQEDWIREEITFDAAYGNERVIAYLFLPRNAVAPFQTVVFFPGSGAISRTTSDDLSPGSRDFILKSGRAYLHPIYKSTYERADDITSDYGDESVYYRSRVIMWANDLSRSIDYLQTRDDIDSDRIAYLGYSWGGASGPIMTVVEPRFKASVLYVAGLYPSTVSPEVDPFNFIPRIKTPTLMLNGRYDFFYPYETSQKPFYEQLTLPDDEKEFYVSDGGHYVPREELVSRTLAWLDRFLGSVR